One genomic window of Candidatus Tanganyikabacteria bacterium includes the following:
- a CDS encoding riboflavin synthase, translating to MFTGLVEAVGTLESRSGGRLVILAAFSADLAIGESIAIAGVCLTVVSRTATTFTVDVSPTTLGLTTAGKWKRGTRVNLERALALGERLGGHIVTGHVDGVGRLAAREALGNSTKLWFEMPSDLARASLPLGSISIDGVSLTLNEVEMDRCSVTIIPETARKTTLGDLAVGTPVNLETDVIGKYVKRLLGPHLAAVASQNDPGAEGLTWAKLAESGFLTV from the coding sequence TTGTTCACCGGTCTTGTTGAGGCCGTCGGCACGCTCGAGTCCCGCAGCGGCGGACGGTTGGTAATTCTTGCCGCCTTCTCGGCCGATCTCGCCATCGGCGAGTCGATCGCGATCGCCGGCGTCTGCCTCACGGTCGTGTCCCGCACCGCGACCACCTTCACCGTGGACGTGTCCCCCACCACGCTGGGCCTGACCACGGCTGGAAAATGGAAGCGGGGCACCCGCGTCAACCTCGAGCGCGCCCTCGCCCTGGGCGAACGCCTGGGCGGGCACATCGTGACCGGCCACGTCGACGGCGTCGGGCGCCTGGCGGCGCGAGAGGCGCTGGGCAACAGCACCAAGCTGTGGTTCGAGATGCCCTCCGACCTGGCGCGGGCGAGCCTGCCGCTCGGCTCCATCTCGATCGACGGCGTGTCACTCACGCTCAACGAAGTGGAGATGGACCGCTGCTCGGTGACCATCATTCCCGAGACCGCCCGCAAGACCACCCTGGGCGATCTGGCCGTCGGGACGCCGGTCAACCTCGAGACCGACGTCATCGGCAAGTACGTCAAGCGGTTGCTGGGCCCGCACCTCGCAGCCGTCGCTTCCCAAAACGACCCGGGCGCCGAGGGCCTCACGTGGGCCAAGCTCGCCGAGAGCGGCTTCCTGACGGTCTGA
- a CDS encoding 6,7-dimethyl-8-ribityllumazine synthase yields the protein MTKTYSADLSAKGKRFGIVAARFNSFIVERLIGGAVDALRRHGAAEDDISVVWVPGAFEIPVVARMLARAESPFHAVICLGCVIRGDTPHFDYVAGECARGVAEVARASEMPVIFGVVTTDSLEQAIERAGAKAGNKGWDAAMAAVEMANLLPSLP from the coding sequence ATGACCAAGACCTACTCGGCCGACCTGTCGGCCAAGGGTAAGCGCTTCGGCATCGTCGCGGCGCGCTTCAACTCGTTCATCGTGGAGCGCCTCATCGGCGGGGCGGTCGACGCGCTCAGGCGGCACGGCGCGGCCGAGGACGACATCTCGGTCGTCTGGGTGCCCGGCGCTTTCGAGATTCCGGTGGTCGCCCGCATGCTTGCCCGGGCGGAATCGCCGTTTCATGCGGTGATCTGCCTGGGCTGCGTGATCCGGGGAGACACACCCCACTTCGACTACGTGGCGGGAGAGTGCGCCCGGGGCGTCGCCGAGGTCGCCCGAGCTAGCGAGATGCCGGTCATCTTCGGCGTCGTGACGACCGATTCGCTCGAGCAGGCAATCGAGCGTGCCGGCGCAAAGGCCGGCAACAAGGGCTGGGACGCGGCCATGGCGGCCGTCGAGATGGCCAATCTGCTGCCCTCGCTGCCCTGA
- a CDS encoding site-2 protease family protein, protein MGGIPLAVPPLFALWTVFLWWSLTWNFPRSHVGFPDVTYRYMAVGATFLVVGSILIHEVLAVAAARLLGARLPDRVVIGPCGGWQFTDDGSTDPAAIRAEIVSAFCGPAIYMGLAMICLGLSFGLQPQIPNFLPTRAVLDMLAIVNSSLAVLNLLPGAPLDAGRVLSAILRRSTGDPERASGAARFGGTLIGLWLVGIGVAGLASFNALWSLWGVILGVAVLEGAQAPQRADAPRDA, encoded by the coding sequence TTGGGTGGCATTCCACTGGCGGTGCCGCCGTTGTTCGCTCTCTGGACGGTCTTCCTGTGGTGGTCGCTCACCTGGAACTTCCCTCGCTCCCACGTGGGCTTTCCCGACGTCACCTACCGGTACATGGCCGTCGGCGCCACGTTCCTGGTCGTGGGCTCCATCCTGATCCACGAGGTCCTTGCGGTGGCCGCGGCCCGCCTGCTGGGAGCCCGCTTGCCCGACCGTGTCGTCATCGGCCCCTGCGGCGGCTGGCAATTCACCGATGACGGCTCGACGGATCCCGCCGCCATCCGCGCCGAGATTGTCTCGGCCTTCTGCGGGCCGGCCATCTACATGGGCCTCGCGATGATATGCCTGGGGCTCTCGTTCGGCTTGCAGCCGCAGATACCCAATTTCCTGCCGACCCGGGCCGTGCTGGACATGCTCGCCATCGTCAACTCGTCGCTTGCGGTGCTCAACCTCCTCCCGGGCGCGCCCCTCGACGCCGGAAGGGTGCTTTCCGCCATCCTTCGCCGCAGCACCGGGGATCCCGAGCGGGCGAGCGGCGCGGCGCGCTTCGGCGGCACGCTCATCGGCCTCTGGCTGGTCGGCATCGGCGTCGCCGGCCTGGCATCGTTCAATGCGCTCTGGAGCCTCTGGGGCGTCATCCTGGGCGTGGCCGTCCTCGAGGGCGCGCAGGCGCCGCAGCGTGCCGATGCACCCCGCGACGCCTGA
- a CDS encoding bifunctional 3,4-dihydroxy-2-butanone-4-phosphate synthase/GTP cyclohydrolase II — MSPLTELAEIPTVLAALRAGQIIVVVDDEDRENEGDLIVAAEHATPETINFMATHGRGLVCLAMTAERGKELGLELMVPAPRDHNGTAFTVSVDAVEGATTGISASDRARTVQVCIDPLARPESLRRPGHIFPLIAKQGGVLSRAGHTEAAVDLARLAGCYPAGVICEVLKPDGEMARLPDLVEFANEHGLLVTSVAKVIAHRIGSERFVVRRQSANLPTRFGEFTIVGYENVMTGTEHVALVKGDPSQPGVLVRMHSECLTGDALGSLRCDCGQQRDRALEAIAQADHGVFVYLRGLCAGEGRGIGLLNKIHAYNLQDQGLDTVEANQRLGFPPDLRDYGQGAQILVDLGITSMRLLTNNPRKVVALEGYGLEVADRVPIKAERNSYNAHYLEVKAEKLGHLLS; from the coding sequence ATGTCCCCCCTCACGGAACTGGCTGAAATCCCCACCGTCCTGGCCGCCCTCCGCGCCGGGCAAATCATCGTGGTCGTCGACGACGAGGACCGGGAGAACGAAGGCGATCTCATCGTGGCGGCCGAACACGCCACGCCCGAGACGATCAACTTCATGGCCACCCACGGCCGCGGCCTCGTCTGCCTCGCGATGACGGCCGAACGGGGCAAGGAACTGGGCCTCGAGCTCATGGTGCCGGCGCCCCGCGACCACAACGGCACCGCCTTCACGGTGTCCGTGGACGCCGTCGAGGGCGCGACCACCGGAATCTCGGCAAGCGACCGGGCTCGGACGGTGCAGGTCTGCATCGATCCGCTCGCCCGGCCCGAGAGCCTACGGCGGCCCGGCCACATCTTCCCGCTGATCGCCAAGCAGGGGGGCGTGCTGTCGAGAGCCGGCCACACCGAGGCGGCCGTCGATCTCGCTCGTCTGGCCGGTTGCTACCCGGCGGGCGTGATCTGCGAGGTCCTCAAGCCCGACGGCGAGATGGCGCGGTTGCCGGATCTCGTCGAATTCGCCAACGAGCATGGTTTGCTCGTCACGTCGGTCGCGAAGGTCATCGCCCATCGCATCGGCAGCGAACGCTTCGTCGTGCGCAGGCAATCGGCCAACTTGCCCACCCGGTTCGGCGAGTTCACGATCGTCGGCTACGAGAACGTCATGACCGGGACCGAGCACGTCGCCCTGGTCAAGGGCGATCCGTCGCAACCCGGCGTGCTGGTGCGCATGCATTCCGAGTGCCTCACCGGCGATGCCCTGGGTTCGCTGCGCTGCGACTGCGGCCAGCAGCGCGATCGGGCGCTGGAGGCCATCGCCCAGGCCGACCACGGCGTCTTCGTCTACCTGCGCGGCCTCTGCGCCGGGGAAGGGCGCGGCATCGGCCTGCTGAACAAGATCCATGCGTACAATCTGCAGGATCAGGGCCTGGATACCGTCGAGGCCAACCAGCGGCTCGGCTTCCCGCCGGATCTGCGGGACTACGGCCAGGGAGCGCAGATACTCGTCGATCTGGGCATCACCTCGATGCGGCTCCTGACCAACAACCCCCGCAAGGTCGTGGCTCTCGAGGGCTACGGCCTGGAAGTCGCCGATCGGGTGCCGATCAAGGCCGAGCGAAACAGCTACAACGCGCACTACCTGGAAGTCAAAGCCGAGAAGCTGGGGCACCTGCTGTCATGA